A stretch of Campylobacter gracilis DNA encodes these proteins:
- a CDS encoding TRAP transporter substrate-binding protein: MKKSILVGLSLIIATSLWGADKKVYRLKLAQTYELSMPIVGDVAKRMADLADSMSDGRLKISIDAPSKHKAPFAIYDMVKNGQYDLGYTASYYYKGKNSANMLFTTVPFGMTKDEQHAWYYFGGGKELADKFYAKSNLKVFNILNSGMQMGGWFKKEINTLDDLKGLKFRIPSFGGEVMSRLGVAVATIPVGELYMALEMGTIDAVEWASPSFDIPLGFHKVANYYYTGWQEPASEQQIVINLQTWQKLPKDLQNILEASIAKAREYAENETFYKNVIIWDEIKKKYPNVQIRSFSPEIMRALRKATDEILAEESEKNPDFKEIWESQKAFLAKARTWTKMGDFTYIEKTGDVEAEQNFTASVKKISVPEPVNSAASEINASTAAPKNEDNQTK; the protein is encoded by the coding sequence ATGAAAAAATCGATTCTTGTCGGATTAAGTTTGATTATAGCCACGTCGCTGTGGGGCGCGGATAAGAAAGTTTATCGCCTCAAGCTAGCTCAGACTTACGAGCTTAGTATGCCTATCGTAGGCGATGTCGCCAAGCGTATGGCAGATCTTGCAGATAGTATGTCTGATGGCAGACTAAAAATCAGCATTGACGCGCCTAGCAAGCATAAAGCGCCTTTTGCAATCTATGACATGGTTAAAAATGGACAATACGATTTAGGCTATACTGCGAGTTACTATTATAAAGGCAAAAATAGCGCGAATATGCTGTTTACGACGGTGCCTTTTGGTATGACGAAAGACGAACAGCACGCTTGGTATTACTTTGGCGGGGGTAAGGAGCTAGCGGATAAATTCTATGCTAAAAGTAATCTAAAGGTCTTTAATATCCTAAATAGCGGCATGCAGATGGGTGGCTGGTTTAAAAAAGAGATTAATACGCTAGATGATCTAAAAGGGCTTAAATTTAGAATTCCAAGCTTTGGCGGAGAGGTTATGAGCCGCCTTGGCGTCGCAGTCGCTACGATACCGGTAGGTGAGCTATATATGGCGCTAGAGATGGGTACCATCGATGCGGTCGAGTGGGCAAGCCCCAGCTTTGATATACCTCTAGGCTTTCATAAGGTCGCAAATTACTATTATACGGGATGGCAAGAACCCGCTAGCGAGCAGCAGATCGTGATAAATCTACAAACTTGGCAGAAGCTTCCTAAGGATTTGCAAAATATCCTAGAGGCTTCGATCGCAAAGGCGCGCGAATACGCAGAAAACGAGACGTTTTATAAAAACGTAATAATTTGGGACGAGATCAAAAAGAAATATCCGAACGTTCAGATTCGCTCTTTTTCGCCTGAGATTATGCGTGCGCTTCGCAAGGCGACGGATGAAATTTTAGCCGAAGAAAGCGAGAAAAATCCCGATTTTAAAGAGATTTGGGAGAGCCAAAAGGCGTTTTTAGCTAAAGCTAGAACGTGGACGAAGATGGGTGATTTTACATATATCGAAAAAACTGGCGATGTTGAAGCCGAGCAGAATTTTACTGCTTCGGTGAAAAAAATCTCTGTTCCTGAGCCCGTAAATAGCGCAGCCAGCGAGATAAATGCAAGCACTGCCGCACCAAAAAACGAGGATAATCAAACGAAATAG
- the metK gene encoding methionine adenosyltransferase — MYLFTSEVVSPGHPDKCADIIADSIVDEILKQDPNGRVAAEVFIAGKHVVIGGEVNAKIDFTHDDYRHIVKGALSEIGYNDNPHFTRAQCLHPQDLQVDVFLNQQSPDINQGVDQEGGEIGAGDQGIMFGFASCETKNFMPAAITYARLLCDHVYAYAKSHPNELGVDIKTQVSVDYGTKSNFEECKPQSIHTIVVSAPCVESMSIERVRDLIGNLIDSAGLPKELYDKSKTIIYINPTGRYVNHSSLHDSGLTGRKLIVDSFGGYSPIGGGAQSSKDYTKVDRSGLYAARYIAKNIVAAGLAKKCIVQLSYAIGVAKPVSVSVDCMGTNLGAASDDELSAFVLEKFPLTPRWIIDKFGLDRPGKESFLYADVAARGQVGNDEYPWEKLDSVELFKALK, encoded by the coding sequence ATGTATCTTTTCACAAGCGAAGTAGTAAGCCCAGGACATCCCGATAAATGCGCCGATATCATCGCAGACAGCATCGTGGATGAAATTTTAAAGCAAGATCCAAACGGGCGCGTCGCAGCGGAGGTTTTTATCGCGGGCAAACACGTAGTAATCGGCGGCGAAGTAAACGCCAAGATCGATTTTACCCATGACGATTACCGCCACATCGTAAAGGGCGCGCTTAGCGAGATCGGCTACAACGACAACCCTCATTTCACACGCGCGCAGTGCCTGCATCCGCAGGATCTGCAAGTGGACGTATTTTTAAACCAGCAAAGCCCCGACATCAACCAAGGCGTCGATCAAGAGGGCGGCGAGATCGGAGCGGGAGATCAGGGCATAATGTTCGGCTTCGCAAGCTGCGAGACGAAAAATTTTATGCCGGCGGCGATCACCTACGCGAGGCTTCTTTGCGATCACGTTTATGCCTATGCAAAGTCTCATCCTAACGAGCTTGGCGTCGATATTAAGACGCAGGTTAGCGTCGATTACGGCACGAAGAGCAATTTTGAGGAGTGCAAGCCGCAAAGCATCCATACGATCGTGGTTTCCGCGCCATGCGTCGAGAGTATGAGCATCGAGCGCGTCCGAGATCTGATCGGAAATTTAATCGATTCTGCAGGGCTTCCGAAGGAGCTTTATGACAAAAGCAAGACTATCATCTACATCAATCCGACCGGCCGCTACGTAAATCATAGCTCGCTTCACGACAGCGGTCTAACGGGGCGCAAACTAATCGTAGATAGCTTCGGCGGCTACAGCCCTATAGGCGGCGGCGCTCAAAGCAGCAAGGACTACACCAAGGTCGATCGCAGCGGGCTTTATGCGGCGCGCTATATCGCCAAAAACATCGTCGCGGCGGGGCTTGCGAAAAAATGCATCGTCCAGCTCAGCTACGCAATCGGCGTCGCAAAGCCCGTCAGCGTCAGCGTCGATTGTATGGGAACGAATTTAGGCGCGGCGAGCGACGATGAGCTATCTGCTTTCGTGCTTGAAAAATTCCCGCTCACGCCGCGCTGGATCATCGATAAATTCGGCCTTGATCGCCCGGGCAAAGAAAGCTTTCTCTACGCCGACGTAGCCGCACGCGGACAGGTCGGAAACGACGAATACCCGTGGGAGAAGCTCGATAGCGTGGAGCTTTTTAAGGCTTTGAAATAA
- the sstT gene encoding serine/threonine transporter SstT, giving the protein MSSIQKLVASYKDKNLVLRIVTGLIIGAILGFVARSAAGDIAAEHNSFLINVVAFGEILGNLFVGALKAVAPILVFILILSSIVNKQYGSASGLKRVVVLYIVGTFLASCVGVAASFLFPTELALSNVGAAENTAPASVWIVLKDLLFKVVDNPLNAIAHGNYVGILTWAIGLGVALKFCTNETKKIFTDLSEAVTKIVQFVIQLAPFGIFGLVASTVYQTGVDALLGYVRIVVVLVGAMAFVALVVNPLIVFAVIKKNPYPLVFTCLRESGLTAFFTRSSAANIPVNLNLCKKLGISDELSSISIPLGATINMAGAAVVIAILALAAAHTLGVRPDFWTALLLCVVSAVGACGASGVPGGSLMLIPLACSLFNISNDIAMQVVAIGFIIGVIQDSVETAINSSTDVIFTAIASQSMQK; this is encoded by the coding sequence ATGAGTTCGATTCAAAAATTAGTAGCCAGCTACAAAGATAAAAATCTAGTTCTGCGCATAGTTACCGGCTTGATAATAGGCGCTATTTTGGGCTTTGTTGCGCGTTCGGCGGCAGGCGATATTGCGGCAGAGCACAATTCGTTTTTAATAAACGTAGTAGCTTTTGGGGAAATTTTAGGAAATTTATTCGTAGGTGCTCTTAAAGCGGTAGCTCCGATTTTAGTTTTTATCTTGATTTTAAGCTCGATCGTAAATAAACAATACGGCAGTGCAAGCGGCTTAAAACGCGTGGTTGTTCTATATATCGTAGGCACCTTTTTAGCCTCGTGCGTGGGGGTAGCAGCCAGCTTTTTATTCCCTACGGAGCTTGCTCTAAGTAATGTTGGCGCGGCGGAAAATACCGCTCCTGCGAGCGTTTGGATCGTGCTAAAAGATCTGCTTTTTAAGGTCGTAGATAATCCGCTAAACGCTATCGCGCATGGAAACTACGTAGGAATTTTAACCTGGGCGATAGGTCTTGGCGTCGCGCTTAAATTTTGCACTAATGAAACAAAGAAAATTTTTACCGATCTGAGCGAAGCGGTAACTAAAATCGTGCAGTTTGTAATCCAGCTTGCGCCGTTTGGAATTTTCGGTCTAGTAGCTTCTACTGTGTATCAAACCGGCGTCGATGCGCTGCTTGGATACGTGCGAATCGTAGTCGTGCTAGTAGGTGCGATGGCGTTCGTAGCCCTCGTGGTAAATCCGCTCATCGTCTTTGCGGTAATCAAGAAAAATCCGTATCCGCTCGTATTTACCTGCCTGCGCGAAAGCGGCCTCACGGCGTTTTTCACCCGCAGCTCGGCGGCGAATATCCCGGTAAATTTAAATTTATGTAAAAAGCTCGGCATCAGCGACGAGCTAAGCTCGATCTCGATCCCTTTGGGAGCTACGATAAATATGGCGGGCGCTGCGGTGGTAATCGCGATCTTGGCGCTTGCTGCGGCTCATACGCTTGGCGTGCGCCCCGATTTTTGGACGGCGCTACTGCTTTGCGTGGTCTCGGCAGTCGGTGCGTGCGGCGCTAGCGGCGTGCCTGGCGGCTCATTGATGCTGATACCGCTTGCGTGTTCGCTCTTTAATATCTCAAACGATATCGCAATGCAGGTAGTCGCGATCGGCTTCATCATCGGCGTAATCCAAGACTCTGTAGAAACTGCGATCAATAGCTCCACGGACGTGATTTTTACGGCGATCGCGTCGCAAAGTATGCAAAAATAA
- a CDS encoding M3 family oligoendopeptidase: MNWNLGELFANEAEFSGAIDSASAQARDFELKFKDKLHALSAEEFLDALELYESISEQIGKIMSFAHLRFARDTSLGAQQAKTEQACNDISQSLLFFELEFNELDAAKQDEFIAGGGRFRYYLSLLKRRKAHQLSLPQESVLLKTSPVSGEAFSRLFDESMARMSFDFRGQKLGEEEILSLLHSSDREVRKDAAASLSAVLEQNSHLLGYIYNMIKTDLKIRCELRGYDKAEAVMHEENQINIASVDALIAETERSFALVGKFYAKKREILGYDALYDYDRYAPLGGDESEFSFGQAKQIVLAAFEKFSPKFKQIALIAFERNWIDAMPTQNKQSGAFSHSGSRDTHPFVLLNFTRKRRDVFTLAHELGHAIHQYLSYGVGYFNSFTPLTTAETASVFCEMLVFDYMRENFSNLNGLSNFKSTAALDGSQNFKCSASQEAQGGEIPNERAVKNSASQDSAGSCELAASDTDTPSQTANDKAALRAMLAAKIEDIFATLYRQIGFTTFERRVHASADELSIERLGELWMEESRKMFAGELILQDHYKSWWSYIPHFVHTPFYCYSYAYAQLLVLAFYGLYKSGRLENFVQIYTEFLSSGGSDAPQKLVAKFGFDINKSEFWRIGIEQVAALVDEFVRG; encoded by the coding sequence ATGAATTGGAATTTAGGCGAGCTGTTTGCAAACGAAGCGGAATTTAGCGGCGCGATAGATAGCGCCTCCGCGCAGGCTAGGGATTTTGAGCTTAAATTTAAAGATAAGCTGCACGCCCTTAGCGCGGAGGAGTTTTTAGACGCGCTTGAGCTTTATGAGAGCATCAGCGAGCAGATCGGCAAAATAATGAGCTTTGCGCATCTTAGATTCGCGCGAGATACGAGCCTTGGGGCGCAGCAGGCCAAGACAGAGCAGGCTTGCAACGACATTTCGCAGAGCCTGCTTTTTTTCGAGCTTGAGTTTAACGAGCTTGACGCCGCAAAACAGGACGAGTTTATCGCAGGGGGCGGGAGATTTAGATACTATTTGAGCCTACTTAAGCGGCGCAAGGCTCACCAGCTAAGCTTGCCGCAAGAAAGCGTGCTTTTAAAAACTTCACCCGTAAGCGGTGAGGCGTTTTCGCGACTTTTTGACGAGAGCATGGCGCGGATGAGCTTTGATTTTCGCGGGCAAAAGCTTGGCGAGGAGGAAATTTTAAGCCTGCTTCATAGCTCCGATCGCGAGGTGCGAAAGGACGCCGCAGCCTCGCTAAGTGCGGTGCTAGAGCAAAATTCCCACCTGCTTGGCTACATCTACAATATGATCAAAACCGATCTTAAAATTCGCTGCGAGCTGCGCGGCTACGATAAAGCCGAGGCGGTGATGCACGAGGAAAATCAGATAAACATCGCAAGCGTCGATGCGCTGATCGCAGAGACGGAACGAAGCTTCGCTCTAGTCGGCAAATTTTACGCTAAAAAGCGCGAAATTTTAGGCTACGACGCGCTGTATGATTACGACAGATACGCGCCGCTTGGGGGCGATGAGAGCGAGTTTAGCTTCGGGCAGGCTAAGCAGATCGTGCTTGCGGCATTTGAAAAATTTAGCCCGAAATTTAAGCAGATCGCGCTGATCGCGTTTGAGCGAAACTGGATCGACGCGATGCCTACGCAAAATAAGCAAAGCGGCGCATTTTCGCATTCGGGCTCGCGCGATACGCACCCTTTCGTGCTTTTAAATTTCACGCGCAAGCGCCGCGACGTATTTACCCTCGCGCACGAGCTGGGGCACGCGATACATCAGTATCTAAGCTACGGCGTGGGCTATTTTAACTCCTTTACGCCGCTAACGACGGCAGAGACTGCGTCGGTTTTCTGCGAGATGCTGGTGTTTGATTATATGCGCGAAAATTTTTCAAATTTAAACGGTTTGTCGAATTTCAAAAGCACCGCCGCCTTGGACGGCTCGCAAAATTTTAAATGTAGCGCTTCGCAAGAGGCTCAGGGCGGTGAAATTCCAAACGAGCGCGCCGTAAAAAACTCCGCCTCGCAAGACTCTGCGGGTTCGTGCGAGCTTGCTGCGAGCGATACGGATACGCCCTCGCAGACTGCAAACGATAAAGCCGCGCTGCGAGCGATGCTTGCGGCAAAGATCGAGGATATCTTCGCTACGCTTTACCGCCAGATCGGATTTACGACCTTTGAGCGGCGCGTGCATGCAAGCGCGGATGAGCTAAGCATCGAGCGGCTGGGTGAGCTGTGGATGGAGGAGTCGCGCAAGATGTTTGCCGGCGAGCTAATCTTGCAGGATCATTACAAAAGCTGGTGGAGCTACATTCCGCACTTCGTTCACACGCCGTTTTACTGCTACTCCTATGCCTACGCGCAGCTTTTGGTGCTCGCGTTTTACGGGCTGTATAAGAGCGGCAGGCTCGAAAATTTCGTTCAAATTTACACTGAGTTTTTAAGCTCGGGCGGCAGCGACGCGCCGCAAAAGCTGGTGGCAAAATTCGGCTTTGACATCAATAAAAGCGAGTTTTGGCGCATCGGCATAGAACAGGTCGCGGCGCTTGTAGATGAGTTTGTGAGGGGTTAG
- a CDS encoding ATP-dependent helicase, which translates to MSDILEGLNPTQREAASHVDGAMLILAGAGSGKTKTITARLAYLLSNGVPPGNTLTLTFTNKAATEMRSRALNLISGLNLSGVPLLCTFHKFGLLFLKFHISELGRSANFQVIDTDDKKKIIKGFEINLPTSLLAAKISTYKNSLIGPKDIDELLKGEEDELSRMYSGFYAHCADAYKRYEAYLAANNLVDFDDLLILPYKILSANERLCDEISRRYVYITVDEYQDTNDIQFKLLQKLCAAHENLVVVGDDDQSIYGWRGARIENILNFKDQFSNVKFIKLEQNYRSTDEILSAANELISHNKNRLGKSLTSMNGGGEKIEILRSDEESIEAAKIAEAIKKLLSSGVAPSQIAVLYRVNALSRALEEGLNRAKIPYKMVGGVKFYERAEIKDTIAYLRLVNDEHDDFSMRRIINVPKRGIGKVSLAKLEELSRLRLISLFDAFSEPDAGLSAKAAQALAELKSGIASISALADTIKKIEALEPTFGLKAYYASLPDGADRVANIDEFLAMLKDEASNKPDFDLAEFLNELSLLSDQDAIMGDAINIMSVHASKGLEFEHLFVIGLEEGFFPLLGDSNDIEEERRLAYVAITRAKRTLTLSFAASRFYRGKRERLDASRFIAEAGLVAKEPPREQSSGFSKGELIKHKLFGIGQITAVNGDRLTINFGGISRVIMSNFVEKIGSYE; encoded by the coding sequence ATGAGTGATATTTTAGAGGGTCTTAATCCTACTCAGCGCGAGGCTGCGAGCCACGTGGATGGAGCGATGCTAATCTTAGCGGGTGCTGGTAGCGGCAAAACTAAAACGATCACCGCGCGTCTTGCCTATCTGCTATCAAACGGCGTGCCTCCGGGAAATACTCTCACGCTTACGTTTACGAACAAAGCCGCCACCGAGATGCGCTCGCGAGCGCTTAATCTGATAAGCGGGTTAAATTTAAGCGGAGTGCCGCTTCTGTGCACATTTCATAAATTCGGGCTTTTGTTTTTGAAATTTCATATTAGCGAGCTTGGGCGCAGCGCAAACTTCCAAGTAATCGATACCGACGATAAGAAAAAGATCATCAAGGGCTTTGAGATAAATTTGCCCACATCGCTATTGGCAGCTAAAATTTCAACTTACAAAAATTCTCTAATCGGCCCCAAAGATATCGACGAGCTTCTAAAGGGCGAAGAGGACGAGCTAAGCAGGATGTATAGCGGATTTTACGCGCATTGCGCTGATGCATATAAGCGCTACGAGGCGTATTTGGCGGCGAATAATCTTGTAGATTTCGATGATCTGCTGATATTGCCGTATAAAATTTTAAGCGCCAATGAGCGGCTATGCGATGAAATTTCGCGCCGTTACGTCTATATCACGGTGGATGAGTATCAGGACACCAACGACATTCAATTCAAACTGCTGCAAAAGCTTTGTGCCGCGCACGAAAACCTCGTGGTGGTGGGTGATGACGATCAGAGTATCTACGGCTGGCGCGGCGCACGGATAGAAAATATCTTAAATTTTAAAGATCAGTTCTCAAACGTAAAATTTATCAAACTCGAGCAGAATTACCGCTCCACAGATGAAATTTTATCTGCTGCCAACGAGCTCATCTCGCATAACAAAAACCGCCTCGGCAAGAGCCTTACTAGCATGAACGGCGGCGGCGAAAAGATCGAAATTTTGCGTTCAGACGAGGAGAGTATCGAGGCGGCAAAGATCGCAGAAGCTATCAAAAAGCTACTTTCAAGCGGAGTAGCGCCCTCTCAAATCGCCGTGCTTTACCGCGTAAACGCTCTGTCGCGCGCGCTGGAAGAGGGGCTGAATCGCGCCAAAATCCCGTATAAAATGGTAGGCGGCGTGAAATTTTACGAGCGCGCCGAGATCAAGGATACGATCGCCTATCTGCGCTTAGTAAACGACGAGCACGACGACTTTTCGATGAGGCGGATCATAAACGTGCCCAAGCGCGGCATCGGCAAGGTCTCGCTGGCAAAGCTCGAGGAGCTTTCGCGCCTGCGACTCATCAGTCTATTTGATGCGTTTAGTGAGCCTGATGCGGGGCTTAGCGCCAAGGCGGCGCAGGCTCTAGCGGAGCTTAAAAGCGGCATCGCTTCTATTTCCGCACTAGCCGATACTATCAAAAAAATAGAGGCGCTAGAGCCCACTTTCGGGCTAAAGGCTTACTACGCCTCGCTTCCGGACGGCGCCGATCGGGTAGCGAACATCGACGAGTTTTTAGCTATGCTAAAGGACGAAGCTAGCAATAAACCCGATTTTGATCTGGCGGAATTTTTAAACGAGCTAAGCCTTCTTAGCGATCAGGACGCCATCATGGGCGATGCGATAAACATAATGAGCGTGCATGCTAGCAAAGGGCTTGAGTTCGAGCATCTTTTCGTAATCGGGCTGGAGGAGGGGTTTTTCCCGCTTTTGGGCGACAGCAATGACATCGAGGAGGAGCGCAGACTCGCATACGTAGCGATTACGCGCGCCAAGCGCACGCTTACGCTTAGCTTTGCTGCTAGCCGCTTTTATCGCGGCAAGCGCGAGAGGCTGGACGCTAGCAGGTTTATAGCCGAGGCGGGTTTGGTAGCCAAAGAGCCGCCGCGCGAGCAAAGTAGCGGCTTTAGCAAGGGCGAGCTGATCAAACACAAACTCTTTGGTATCGGACAGATCACGGCGGTAAACGGCGACCGACTCACTATAAATTTCGGCGGAATTTCGCGCGTGATAATGTCAAATTTCGTAGAAAAGATCGGCTCTTATGAATAG
- the truB gene encoding tRNA pseudouridine(55) synthase TruB, with amino-acid sequence MNRLFLADKPAGIGSNKFLSALKRKYGVKKAGFSGTLDPFASGALIVAFGQYARFFRFLKKEPKIYAATLWLGAQSPSGDNENIERVEQIPPLSRKVLDAAIAQMRGEIKFIPPAFSAKKIDGVRAYKLARAGEEVSLKESSMRVFDAEILSYAHPFVSFRVALSEGGYVRSFAQILAEKLGVCGTLSALRRESEGAFDLKDPRFADEAALNPLEFLDLAPNFYDGDARDVILGKKLAAKDLASRADGRYLLICGDFYSIIEISSGEVRYLWNDVPIAGGAF; translated from the coding sequence ATGAATAGATTGTTTTTGGCGGACAAGCCCGCGGGCATCGGCAGCAATAAATTTTTAAGCGCTCTTAAGCGCAAATACGGCGTGAAAAAGGCTGGCTTTAGCGGCACGCTCGATCCTTTCGCGAGCGGCGCGCTGATTGTCGCGTTCGGGCAATACGCGCGCTTTTTTAGATTTTTAAAAAAGGAGCCAAAAATCTACGCTGCGACGCTGTGGCTGGGCGCGCAAAGCCCAAGCGGAGATAATGAAAATATCGAGCGTGTGGAACAAATCCCGCCGCTTTCGCGCAAGGTTTTAGATGCCGCGATAGCGCAAATGCGCGGTGAGATAAAATTTATCCCGCCCGCTTTCAGCGCCAAGAAAATTGACGGTGTGCGCGCATACAAGCTCGCTCGCGCAGGCGAAGAGGTGAGCCTAAAAGAGAGCTCGATGCGGGTTTTTGATGCCGAAATTTTAAGCTACGCTCATCCATTCGTGAGCTTTCGCGTTGCGCTTAGCGAGGGCGGCTACGTGCGCTCTTTTGCGCAAATTTTAGCAGAAAAACTAGGCGTTTGCGGTACGCTAAGCGCGCTTAGGCGGGAGAGCGAGGGGGCTTTCGATTTGAAAGATCCGCGTTTTGCGGATGAGGCGGCGCTAAATCCGCTCGAGTTTTTGGACCTCGCGCCGAACTTTTACGACGGCGACGCGCGCGACGTGATCTTGGGTAAAAAGCTTGCCGCAAAGGATCTGGCGAGCCGCGCAGACGGGCGCTATCTGCTTATCTGCGGCGATTTTTACTCGATCATCGAGATAAGCTCGGGCGAGGTGCGCTATCTTTGGAACGACGTTCCGATCGCAGGCGGCGCGTTTTAA
- a CDS encoding 4-(cytidine 5'-diphospho)-2-C-methyl-D-erythritol kinase: protein MKAYAKINVFLKVVGTRGGYHEIASRFVLRRELFDEISFERASGFALECDAAQIADNIILKAKAALERAGFARELAEFFSSHKIVLKKRIPIGAGLGGGSSDAAAFLRLANEELNLKISRERLTKIAQNIGADVAFFVSGLEAANVRGIGEIIEPFEDSLPAIEILTPAIFCSTGAVYNEFRASFMQNIDATQARQMLSLSSEQLLAQYGGFQLNDLFAPCIKLYPQMDRYRDMFLSGSGSSVFFLK, encoded by the coding sequence TTGAAGGCCTATGCAAAGATCAATGTTTTTTTAAAAGTCGTCGGCACGCGCGGCGGTTACCACGAGATCGCCTCGCGTTTTGTACTGCGCAGAGAGCTTTTTGATGAGATAAGCTTTGAGCGCGCGAGCGGCTTTGCGCTTGAATGCGACGCCGCACAGATCGCGGACAATATAATTTTAAAAGCCAAGGCGGCGCTTGAGCGGGCGGGCTTTGCGCGCGAGCTTGCGGAGTTTTTCAGCTCGCACAAGATCGTGCTTAAAAAGCGAATTCCGATCGGCGCGGGTCTTGGGGGCGGCAGTAGCGACGCGGCGGCGTTTTTGCGGCTTGCGAACGAGGAATTAAATTTAAAAATTTCGCGCGAGCGGCTTACCAAAATCGCGCAAAATATCGGCGCGGACGTCGCGTTTTTTGTTAGCGGGCTTGAGGCCGCAAACGTGCGCGGTATCGGCGAGATCATTGAGCCTTTCGAGGACAGCTTGCCCGCGATCGAAATTTTAACGCCCGCGATCTTTTGCTCTACCGGCGCGGTTTATAATGAGTTTCGCGCAAGCTTTATGCAAAATATAGACGCCACACAGGCTCGGCAGATGCTTAGCCTAAGCAGCGAGCAGCTGCTGGCGCAATATGGCGGCTTTCAGCTAAACGATCTTTTCGCGCCGTGCATAAAGCTATATCCGCAGATGGATAGGTATCGCGATATGTTTCTAAGCGGCAGCGGCAGCAGCGTGTTTTTCTTAAAATAA
- the smpB gene encoding SsrA-binding protein SmpB gives MKELSKNRKAFHDFTILESFEAGIVLKGSEVKALRAGRGNLKDSFCRVIRGELFLLNAHISYLESTNAHFRPDEGAARKLLMHRKQIDKLLGAVSKEGLTIVVLSLYLNDKNRVKARIALAKGKNLHDKRESLKRKEADREAQSAMKRYDKHSF, from the coding sequence ATGAAAGAACTGAGTAAAAATCGCAAGGCATTTCACGATTTTACGATACTTGAAAGCTTTGAGGCGGGCATCGTTCTAAAGGGCAGCGAGGTCAAAGCTTTGCGCGCGGGCAGGGGCAATCTCAAAGATAGTTTTTGTCGCGTGATCCGCGGCGAGCTGTTTTTGCTAAATGCCCATATCAGCTATCTTGAAAGCACTAACGCGCATTTTCGTCCAGACGAAGGAGCCGCGCGAAAGCTTTTAATGCACCGAAAACAGATCGACAAGCTTTTAGGCGCGGTTAGCAAAGAGGGCCTTACCATCGTGGTTTTGTCGCTGTATCTGAATGATAAAAACCGCGTAAAGGCGCGTATCGCTTTGGCAAAAGGCAAAAATCTGCACGACAAGCGTGAATCGCTAAAGCGCAAGGAAGCCGACCGCGAAGCGCAAAGCGCGATGAAGCGATACGACAAGCATTCATTTTAA
- a CDS encoding thioredoxin domain-containing protein has translation MKKFLLLCLAIFVLSGCGDDSQKKTGSAGENPAASENQIVKNSAQDKNGERIGGESGEEVAFTPFKTGERFTLKSVVGGEVTIERTEKGFKLADSDKILMFDIFGTYCQPCRIEAPHLMDFQLKNSADFLMVGLIYFEDITDAQVIENFTKKFNAYYFISNSKQNERIVGQILSDIGYRHALSIPFKVVLKDGKYQRLTDINEGDERGKPYYLGMVDTDVIKSDIARIKNGN, from the coding sequence ATGAAAAAATTTTTACTATTATGCTTGGCGATTTTTGTCTTAAGCGGCTGCGGAGATGATTCGCAGAAAAAGACGGGCTCTGCGGGAGAGAATCCTGCCGCGAGCGAGAATCAGATAGTAAAAAATTCCGCTCAAGATAAAAATGGCGAGCGTATTGGTGGAGAGAGCGGCGAGGAGGTAGCTTTTACGCCGTTTAAAACGGGCGAGCGATTTACGCTTAAAAGCGTCGTAGGCGGCGAGGTAACGATTGAGCGGACAGAAAAGGGCTTTAAGCTAGCGGACAGCGATAAAATTTTAATGTTTGATATTTTTGGTACTTACTGCCAGCCGTGCCGCATCGAAGCGCCGCATCTGATGGACTTTCAGCTAAAAAATTCCGCGGATTTTCTGATGGTCGGGCTAATCTATTTCGAGGATATTACCGATGCGCAAGTGATCGAAAATTTTACGAAAAAGTTTAATGCCTATTATTTCATCTCCAATTCAAAACAAAACGAGCGTATAGTAGGTCAAATTTTAAGCGACATCGGTTATCGTCACGCGCTTTCGATCCCTTTTAAGGTAGTACTTAAAGATGGAAAATATCAAAGGCTTACCGACATTAACGAGGGTGATGAGCGGGGCAAGCCGTATTACTTAGGCATGGTCGATACTGATGTGATAAAAAGCGATATCGCCAGGATAAAAAATGGCAACTAA
- a CDS encoding ATP-dependent Clp protease adaptor ClpS: MATKTGVQIRTRAKTKSFVPRPYKVILLNDDVTTMDFVVYILMEIFAKNFNDAVDLMMKVHKQGRAVCGAYPKEIAECKQQAVLQAAKAAGFPLRCEIEED, translated from the coding sequence ATGGCAACTAAAACCGGCGTGCAGATTCGCACTCGCGCCAAAACAAAATCTTTCGTGCCTCGCCCGTATAAGGTGATTTTACTAAACGACGACGTGACGACGATGGATTTCGTGGTTTATATTTTGATGGAGATTTTCGCCAAAAACTTTAACGACGCCGTAGATTTAATGATGAAAGTGCACAAGCAGGGTCGCGCGGTTTGCGGCGCGTATCCTAAAGAGATAGCCGAGTGCAAGCAACAAGCGGTTTTACAAGCGGCAAAGGCCGCAGGATTCCCTCTTAGATGTGAGATCGAAGAGGATTAA